The window TCCGCTCCGCTGCAGGAAggcacaaagccttctccacctgcgccTCCCCCCTGACTGTCATTTCCATCTTCTATGGGACCCTGATCTTTACGTATTTACGACCCTCATCTGACAGCTCAGGGTCTGGCAGAAAATGGTGGCTGTGTTCTATACCTTGGTGATCCTCATGCTGAACCCCCTGTCTACAGCCTGAGGTACAAGGGCGTGAAGGACATCCTGAGGCAGGGGCAgatttacagtaaaacacaggATGCCCTGGCACGGGGCCCCTAAtgacagggggccccagggccaggcagctgcagggacagaagcttggtcctgccagctcctgctgcaggctcttcccccactggcagccaagcttccgcctcccctgcctcctccccaaagtGTGCCAGGTCCTTGCCCCTCCGCCGCGCTTCCCCTGCCGCCGAGGAACTGTTTGCCAGTGCTCAGGGTGCTGTTCGCCAGTGCTCAGGGAGGGGCcccagcgtgctcaggggaggaggtgaagaagaggcagggcggggccttggggaaggaggtggaatcGGGGCAGTGCAGAGCAAGGGCGGGGCCCTCTCACTCGCCCgacacagccccccagccccctgctgtgagccactcagggcagggggctgggagcagctccaCGACTccagcccacacctccagccccctgccctgactcctgcaccccccacatatACCtagccccaccctgagcaccaaatgggagctcctacccccccacacacattcccacctgcacccctcggaccaaatgggagctgcaccaggtaagcgctccacaccccaacctccttccccagccctgagccccctgctgcatcttAACTCCTGGGCAgaccctgaaccccaacccccagcctgctcctacACCCTAACTTcctccagaccctgcacccccagccttgagccccctcccacagcctaactcctggccagaccccgcaccccaatgtttttttgcatttttttttataaggcgctcttatccaaagtgctttacaatagttagctaacggtacaaacaacatttggaaagatcattaagtggtccactgagaccctccgcgattttcaagtggtctatggaaaaataagttagactacaaaaacaatcaaggtacctccctttattttcatttacttcctattacttataggaggaggatgaagaaaaaagaatgaaaaacgggcggggagggggattagagagaatgttctttttcttggctgggtcccgaggggaccccaaaaatgaagctgagcacagggccccactaactctaaatctgccactggtATTTAGGGACCCGTATATAGGCCATCCCATGGCAGTAGTTCTAAggtgacttacaccagctgagtgaGATATGCCACCAGGCGGAaatccctctctctccttccatcctAAGAGGAATGGGATCAACGGATTCCCATTCCCACTTTTCTTATTTCTCTGCTGAAATGAACAGCAAAACTCTCGTTTCCACTTCTCAGCTGGGACAAGGGCTTCTGGCAgctgcaaacaaaaacaaaaaaagtgagaAATTCTTAAAATAAGGCAACAAAGCCCCAAATGGTGGCGGGTGGTGGGGTGTGAGCCAACTCAGAGATTGCTGCTTATTTGATCTTAAAGAGAATTGCCCCAGAAAGATGGCAGAGAGccctatccccccaaaatatcctcccaagttccttcacccccttttccgGGGAAACTTGAGAATAATGTAGCAACCAATaggttaacaaagtgagcacagaccaaatccctgatttttaggacactgaaaagaagaattttattttaaaaaaagtaaaagaatcacacctgcaaaatcaggatggaagataacttcacagggtaaataaaaagatttaaaacacagagaattcccctcTAACTTtgcttcccagttacaaaacaggaataaaatgacttcttagcatagggaaaatttacaagctaaaacaaaagataatctaacttattttcttgctattacttacaatgtTTGTACTTTTAGATGTattattttaggatttttttagGAGCTGGGTTGCCTGCTTGGTCTCTTTCTTTGTCCCgagagggaacaaaacaaagagagcacaaacaaaaccttccctctcccgcagatttgaaagtattccccccccccattggttcttttgtttaagtgccaactaggttaattgaactgattaaccccttacaggtaagtgattctgtacctctggccaggagggattttatgttaccGCACacataaggcttgttacccttccctttatatttatgacaggatgtAAGTCCCAACTCCTGCTAATATCACTGCTATTTATGTATCAAGATGATGCAAAGTCCAAACTCCATTCTGTCTGTTGCACACTATTCATATGTGGCTTGTCTTGGTTAAAGCTGCTGCACTTGGGAAGGGAAAAGTGGTGAACATGTCTATGGAGTTCATGACATCAATATTCAGAGAAACAGGTTGCTGAAGCCAAAggaataaaaggaataaaaaccAACACAATATATATACATGGACTAAGAAGGCTTTAAATCCTACTTGCTGTGGTATGAGGGTTGGTAGAGAAATTCAGAAAGTGCTGAAGTTCAGTTTTAGCTGGAGGTGTTTTAGTTTCTTTGTATTGCACAATAAACTTTGAGCAGTTTCCTGTTCCTCTTCCTAGGGTTTTTTTGGATGTCTGTGTTTGAACACAAACAAGACTGAGAGAAACAGATCAAACCAGGGCCATCAGATGATGTTTGTGTGAACTTTCTGACTAACAGTAAGTCCATCACTTTCTGCATTTTCTCTTGGGATGGGCTGACTTTAATCTGAACTAGTTGTAGTTTATACATGTGGGTGGTGAGACCTGGCAGAATGGGGCCCATGGGGATGTTTACACAGCAACTGAGATGTGTAATTCCCGGTGCAGGTAGACATATGTGCATGAGCTGTGTTTGTGCTCCCGCCTCAAAGTAGCAGCGTGGGCAGTGGCTTGAGCTAGCTACCCGGGCATGTATCCAGGAGGTCAGGCGGGATTTTACTTGTGCGTCTAGACTGTGTTGCCcccacactgatatttttaggcCCTTGTTCAAGTAGAGCTGAATGTCACATCTGTCTGTCTGCCCAAGATGGTACCAGCACCCCGCAGTTGCTGTGTAGACGCACCGTGTGTCAGAAATTACTGCTGCTCCACCTCATCTTGCTCTGATATCCAAAATACCCATGAGGTTCTCTCAAGCTAACACTGGATCTCAGGATGCAGGGCCTGATATTCCAGGACTGTATTTTCTGGgtttatattttgaaatgttaattaaattagGGTATCCCACCTCTATTTTCAAATCCAGTTGGATGACAAATACTATTACCATAGCCCCATCTTCCTAAAAACTCTCCTGGCTTTACAAACATTGGCTAAGCTGCACCACACCCCTGTGAGTTAAATCAGTaggattatctccattttacagatgtggacaCAGGCACAAAGAATCATTTGTGAGAGAGAAACACTGAGGAGTTATGAGCCCCAGTGATCTTCTCCCACCACTTCTTTCCTCTACATGGGAATAATTGTTGTTATACACAATTAATGATTAACACCAAGACTTTACATTGCATTTTAGCTTCTCTCTTGGTGCCCAGTGATGGGAAACAAAAGCAGCAGAATCAGTGACCTGCTCTTACGAGCCCTTGACAACCTTTCTCAGGAAGACTTGAAAAAATTTAAAGACAAACTATCACATTCTGACTTTGAGAGGAAAGGTACCATCCCCTGGGGTCGGCTGGAGAATGCCGACAGGATAGATACGAAGAACCTCCTGATGGAATTCTATGGTGGAGAGGCTGCCGTAGATGTGACCATAAAGGTTTTCACTCAGATCGATCTCCGAGATTCTGCTGCAAAACtcagagaagaaagagagaaaggtaAGAGACATAAAGTTACTGTAAAACCTGGGAGTCTGCCCCAACAATCTCccccagggaagcagcagcaggagcagaaggagaaAGAGGGTGATGGCAGGAATGACAAATTCTAAATCCCAGCAGGAAGCCTGGGGGACTCAGAGCAGAGATGcccacagtgggccagattctttcACCTGCTCCACTCCCTTTTCACCACTCACCTGGCACAAGGGGAGCAGAGTCAGCCTTTAACTCTCCCTCTGAGGATATCCCCAGTGTGAAGGAGTCCCCAGTGGGTGTATAGCCAACAGACTGGTGCAGCGGGAGTGTCATGGacagggagaggtggggaggaggagtaaCCGAAATGCATCCCCAGCTCGGAGGTCATTCCTTGGTGACCATTAGCAGCTAGTGCAAGTAAGAATagcccccaggctgctctaacctgtgccagagctgggacagaGAACTGGGGATTTGTAAATGGTAACTGATCACAGCAGAGTATGTTATCCCCAAACAGCTGGTTGACAAcatgagacattcctggggtTCCAGGCAGGATCTTTATTATCTCCAAGGCTATCTTTTAACTAAAGAAACAAATTCAGTGCAATACAAACAGACAAGGAGCCAGCAATCCTGCAGTTCCAAAGGCTCCAGATCACTTTGCAGCGTCTCACAAAAGTGTAAGAGCCAGTGGGGAGCCACTCTTTAGTGGAGCAATGTTAGAATCCACGTGCTCAGTGATGGAGCTAAACTCAACCCTGTTACAGTCATTCCTGTTCCACTTCCCTGCACCCCACGGTGacagagcagctcagctgggTTGGTTCTGCCCGTGGTCCCTGGGATGGAACGCTCCAGGGCTGGCAGCGGGGCTCTCCCTAGAGGCCTTTGGCATTCACACCCTTGGAGAGTCTCCCAGGGGACAGTTTAGCAGCCTCCAGAGCGCAATGCAGGGGGCAGTTACTTGCTTTAGACTTGCTTTAGAGCTCTGTCAGACAGGGACTGTCATGTTCTGTGTACGCACAGGACCTAGTACAATGGGCCCCTGATTGGGGCTCTAGATCCTACCATAActcagtaataaaataataattattgaggggtggggaaagggtacTTTGTTCCCTGAAGTTAGTAACAGATGCTTGGCAAAAGGAGTGGCAATATTATGCAAATATTTCTGGCTGCCTATGCAATTTTTAATCCAGTCAGCATTCTATCAATAACTGAACCTAGTGAAAAGCTCGGAGTTCTTGGGGGGACGGTGGACAGGGGTTGCCCCACGTGGAAGTTATCCCAAATGAGGAAATTCCGTCTGACTGTCCTCAGTGTCTGTCTTAGATCCCTAGGTTTTAAAGGCTCTCCTGAGCCACCTAGCCCATCCCTGAATGAAGGCAGAATTGTCCTTCCCATGGACCCTTTAGTTGTTTCACCTAATCTGTGTGAGAACATGAGTGTTTGTAAGgcattccctctccccacaaatgCTCCTGAATTGATTCTTTGTCCCAATGCCAATTGTTCTGTGTTTCTCTGACCATGTGGCCGGCTCATCATGTAAAGTGCAGACTAGTCATCAGTAGAACCAGGCAGGGGGAGATCCGAGAAACTGAGCTCCCTTCACAGTATTCCCCAAAATGAACTTCGTACACTGACAGCTGGTAGCCATGCTCTCCTTGGTGATTACTTCATTAACACAGGATGAAATTGCATCGTTTGGCCACTTGCTGCCTCCGTACGGAACAGAAACGCACTTGCATTGAAATACACTGTAGCTTCTTACACTGTTATTTAAATGCAATTTCCCTTTCAGGGTTTCATCAGAGTCAAAACCCATCAGAGTTGTCGGCAAAAGGTATGTGATGGCTACCCAGGATGTTACCTAAGGACAGCGGTTCCTGCTTACGCAGCTGGATACGTTCCCAGATCTATTGCTGTGAAACAAACAGGAACAGTTTGCATGGGAACAAAATCTGTTAAGTGCCTTTCCAGGTGACACCATTAGCACAGAGTGACCTGTCACTTCTCCAGAACAGCGAACACCGTGAAACTGAAGTAACGCTACCTATTCCCAAAGGCCATATTGTAAAGATTTTGATGGTGACTGTGGCAATGGCCCTGGAGGTGAGGAGTATTCCCTAGGATTTAATGGGCAGCAGCTAGCATCAATCCCCCGGAAATGCCTTTGTGCTGGTGGTGCTGCTGAGGTCCAATCCTGTTCCCTTCCACAAAGGGGAGAGACAAATAGCCAAGAGAAAATGACGCTGGTCTCTGATGCTGATGTTCCCGTGCAGCTTCCCTGCTGCCGAGTTACAGGGGCAGCAAGTGTGTTGATCAGCCCCCCCGAGACCCAGCAAACTTTTACCAATGTCGGACTAAGGCGTGACTTGGTCTCAGGCTGACAGCAGTGCTGGGACAGATGGAGTTGTCTTGGCCAGCTGAACCAGACTTTCCTTAGATAAAGGAAACACGGAGGGGAAGGCAAATGACAGGATTGGGGGGGGGACGCAGGGTGACATCAGGAGCCTCAGGCTCACATCCTGGGTAGTGTTCAGGATTTAGCCAAAGGGCAGTGATATCCATACTCCTGCTGAGACCTCACcggtgctgagcagagcaggacagttgcctcccttgtcttacataggacactcctgttaatacaccccagaatattaacctttttcacaacagcatcacacagTTGATTCATTTTCAATTTGTGATAcactataacccccaaatcttttcagCGATAcaactgcctagccagttattccccattttgtatttgtgcatttgatttttccttcataagtgtagtactttgcacttctctttatTGAATGTCATGTTATTGATTTTTTACAAATTCTCCAATTTAtaaaggtccttttgaattctaaacctgtcctccaaagtgcttgtaacccctcccagcttggtgtcatccacaaattgtaTAAGTATATTCTCCACTCACCATCAAAGtcgttaatgaaaatactgactagTACTAGACCAAGATTGACTGTTGAGAGACCCCACTACAATGCCCTCCCATTTGGAGAGCAAtctattgataactactctttgaatgcattttttttaatctgttgtgcacccaccttatagtaaattcaccttgaccacatttccctattttgcttatgagaatgtcatgtgggactgtgtctcaagccttattaaaatcaagataagTGATATTTATGGCTCCCCCCAATCCTGTAGGCtaataaccctgtcaaagaaggaaattaggttagtctggcatgatttgttcttgaaaaatccacaTTGGCTTTTACTTATTACCCTATTATGCTCTAAGTGCTCACATATTGagtgtttaataatttgttccaatatctttccatgCATTGAAGTTAGGCtgcctggtctataattccccaggttgtctttGTTCCATCATTAAAAagatatttgcccttctccaatccACTGGGACCTCAtccgtcctccatgagttctcagagatagtggttcagagattgcttcatctagttccttaagtatcctaagGTGAATTTttaggccctgctgacttgaatgcatctaatttaaataaactggccactaggaaatttagattagaaattagacgaaggtttctaaccatcagaggagtgaagttttggaatagccttccgagggaagtagtgggggaaaaagatctatcttgctttaagattaaactcgataagtttatggaggagatggtatgatgggataacatggttttggtaattaaatattcatggtaaataggcccaatggcctgtgatgggttttagatggggtaagatccaagttacctgggaaagaattttctgtagtatctggctgatgaatcttgcccatatgctcagggtttagctgatcgccatatttggggtcgggaaggaattttcctccagggcagattggaagaggccctggaggtttttcgccttcctctgtagcatggggcacgggtcacttgctggaggattctctgctccttgaggtctttaaactacaatttgaggacttcaatagcacagatataggtgtgaggttttttttgtaggagtggtgggtgaaattctgtggcctgcgttgtgcaggaggtcagactagatgatcataatggtcccttctgacctaaatatctatgaatctatgaatttatctaagTAGTCTTTACCCTGCTCGTTCCCTATTCTGGCTTTGGGGTCTTCCCTCTTGTTGTTAATAATAATTGTGTTtccatctggtcacaattaacatttttagtgaacactgaagcaaaataggcattaaacatctcATCCTTCTAGGTATCATCCATTATTAGATCTCCTTCCCGGCTAAGCGGTGGACCTATGCTTTTCTTTGTCCTTCTCTTGCTCCTATTGTATTTGTAGAACCTTTTATTGCCTTCTATGCcctttgctaggtgtaactcattttgtgccttacttagcctttctgattttgtccctacatctTTGTGcaattcttttgtactcatctgAAGCAATTTGTCTGTCTTTCCATGCTTTGTGTCATGGTGGATCCCAGGAGGTGATGGGAATCCCAGCCATGATGGGAAAGTTCGCTCCTTCTATTTCATGTGTTCTTCTGTTCCATTTAGCGACCCCCAGACAAACTGTATACAAAATGGGGCGGCAGCCTCATGCCATTACAACAAACTGATCAAAATACTTTGGTGATTTCAATTATAAACATTTTTCCTATTTCTAGAATCTCTTGGCTCATTGTCATGCCAACCTATGACTTTACCAGGAGCCTTGCAGACCCCTCAGTATTGTTTTTCTAGCTTAAATGATCCAGTTTGTGTCAGTTGTTTTACAAATAATTTTATATAATGGGCTGAGTGGGACTTTTATTACCTTGGGCAACTTCCAGTACACACGTGTGCAAAATGTCCCTCTGGGTCAGTACTGAGTGAATGTACTAGCCTGGTGGTGGAGGACACTCTGCTGTAGGGGCACTGTGTCTTAAGTGAGGAAGGTAACTGGAGGTTCTCAATTGTGGTAATTAAAGATCCCGTGACGTTCTCTCTTGTAAACCCATGTGTCCTAACAAATTCTAGTTTATGAAGTTACATTCTTTCTACCTAAATTCCCAATATTGTTTCAACTGCATATGATATTCTCCTCCACTTGTGACCTACCTtgctgtgtagtgttgctgtgctctgtcaaACAGTAGCTGCGTTTCACCAGaggggtggctgcatttcattggaGATAAAGTGATGCCTACAGTCTTTACTCAAATGAATAATTTCAGTGGGAGGCCGTAtttgagtaagggctgcaggatctcATCCATAGTTAAGTGATTTCAGGATCCTTTTTGAAGAAGGTTTCATTATAAATGTGAAGAACCATTACTGTTGTTACAGTAGGACTATTTTAAGAGATTAGTCTGTCTGTTTTCTGAACTTTCAGTTCAATATTTCTAATGTCCCATGTTCCTGATACAGATTACAAGAAGAAGTATAAAGAagatattaaaaagaaatacaagcTAATAAAAGATATGAACAGTCGTTTTGGTGACAATATGATTCTAAACAGAAGATACACAAACCTCACTATTGTAGACAGACCTCGTCAGGCAaaggagagagaacatgaaataatggctGTAGGATGGAGACATGCAGAAATCATGACTGAACGAGCTAGTTCTGCAATTACACTGGCCAACCTATATAAACCTGATAAAGATGGACAAACACCACAAGTCGttgtgctgctgggagctgcagggattgGGAAAACAATGACTGCAAGAAAGATCATGTATGATTGGGCAGCTGGGGAACTTTATAAGGAAAAGTTTGATTATGTTTTCTACATAAACTGTAGGCAAATGAACCTTCTTAACGAGCAGGGAAGTGTGGctgacatgatttttaaaaattggcttaaTACAAATGCACCAGTTAACCACATTCTGGTGAAGCCAGAAAAACTCATGTTTATAATAGATGGGTTTGATGAACTGAGATTTTCCTTTGATCAGCCTAAAGATAATCTGTGCACTGATCCCTGGGAgaagaagtcaatggaaatcatCCTGAGCAGTTTATTTAGGAGAACAGTTGTTCCTGAATCCTACCTGATGATCACTACAAGGCCAGCTGCTCTGGAAAAACTCGGACAGTGTTTCGAGTGTTCACGTTATGCAGAGATCTTGGGGTTTTCTGAAGCTGAGAGGGAGGAATATTTCCACAAGTTCTTTGGAAATGAGAGAGAAGCAAGACAAGCTTTACAATTTGTGAAAGCAAATGAAATTCTTTTCACCATGTGCTTTGTCCCCTTTGTATGTTGGATCATCTGCACGGTTCTGAAACAAGAGCTTGAAAAAGGTGAGAATCTGACACAAACTTCAAAAACGGTCACTGGAGTGTATATGCTTTACCTTTCCAGTTTAGTCAAGCCTCTCAGCAACAATACAAAGCAACACTTACATGGAAATCTGAGGGGACTTTGCTCCTTGGCTGCTGATGGAATCTGGAAGCAAAAGATACTGTTTGAGGAAGAAGAAATCAAGAAGTTTGGCTTAGATCAAGAAAactctctccccctttttttgaatgagaatatttttcaaaaagaaactgACTGTGAATGTCTCTACAGCTTCATTCACTTAAGTTTTCAGGAGTTTTTTGCAGCTATGTTATATGTCCTAGAGGAAGATGAAACAACAACAGCTTCAGGAATTCCCAAGAAAGATGTGAAAACTTTGTTAGAAAACTATGGAAACTCTAAAAATTATTTAATGTTAACAGTGCGATTCCTGTTTGGGCTCTTAAATGAAGAAAGAATGAAGGACCTGCAGAAAAAAATTGGGTGTAAATTTTCACCTAAAATTAAGGCAGATTTACTGAAGTGGGTTCAAGTAAACCAACAAACAGATTTAACCTTGCCCTGTGTTCATGAGGGGATTTATCAAAGTTATCAGCTTGAGTTGTTTCACTGTGTGTATGAGATGTATGAAGAAGATTTTGCAGTTAATGCATTGGATCACTTCACTGAACTGAAGTTAAATCACAATAAATTTACTCAGATGGCTCAAAGGGCTCTTTCATTCTGTGTAAAGCATTGTCGTAATCTGGAGTCACTTTGTATGTATGACTGTACATTTAGCTTAGAAGACCATGAGGAAGAACTCCCTAGACGACAAAAGTG of the Eretmochelys imbricata isolate rEreImb1 chromosome 6, rEreImb1.hap1, whole genome shotgun sequence genome contains:
- the LOC144265516 gene encoding NACHT, LRR and PYD domains-containing protein 3-like — its product is MGNKSSRISDLLLRALDNLSQEDLKKFKDKLSHSDFERKGTIPWGRLENADRIDTKNLLMEFYGGEAAVDVTIKVFTQIDLRDSAAKLREEREKGFHQSQNPSELSAKDYKKKYKEDIKKKYKLIKDMNSRFGDNMILNRRYTNLTIVDRPRQAKEREHEIMAVGWRHAEIMTERASSAITLANLYKPDKDGQTPQVVVLLGAAGIGKTMTARKIMYDWAAGELYKEKFDYVFYINCRQMNLLNEQGSVADMIFKNWLNTNAPVNHILVKPEKLMFIIDGFDELRFSFDQPKDNLCTDPWEKKSMEIILSSLFRRTVVPESYLMITTRPAALEKLGQCFECSRYAEILGFSEAEREEYFHKFFGNEREARQALQFVKANEILFTMCFVPFVCWIICTVLKQELEKGENLTQTSKTVTGVYMLYLSSLVKPLSNNTKQHLHGNLRGLCSLAADGIWKQKILFEEEEIKKFGLDQENSLPLFLNENIFQKETDCECLYSFIHLSFQEFFAAMLYVLEEDETTTASGIPKKDVKTLLENYGNSKNYLMLTVRFLFGLLNEERMKDLQKKIGCKFSPKIKADLLKWVQVNQQTDLTLPCVHEGIYQSYQLELFHCVYEMYEEDFAVNALDHFTELKLNHNKFTQMAQRALSFCVKHCRNLESLCMYDCTFSLEDHEEELPRRQKWLHQKNHQDKPKHSPIYLLCQALKDPNCKLKKLEFCDCHLTAACCEDLSSLLGTKQTLVELHLAGNSLGESGVQLLCEGLKHANCKLQTLRLKACKLSAACCGELSSALSNNQLLTDLDLSDNQLGAMGMQLLCEGLKQPNCKLQRLVLRCCGLTGSCCGDLSTVLSTSQSLTELDLSYNFSLGDVGVQLLCEGLKHPNCKLQILGMEWCRLSAACCGFLSSALGTSQALAELNLWGTKLGDSGLQLLCEGLRHPNCKLQKILLGSCSLTAACCGDLSTVLSTSQSLTELELADNKLGDSGVQLLCEGLKHPDCKLQKLILGYCDLTVACCGDLSSVLSTSQTLTELGVKWNNLGDSGVQLLCEGLKHTNCKLQKLQLSGCHFTAACCGDLASALSTNQTLTELILGEKTMDNSGVKQLCEGLKHPNCKLQKLGLSSVNVNEETQRELDAVKKRKPDMVIRIWKNW